The following proteins are co-located in the Spirosoma montaniterrae genome:
- a CDS encoding putative LPS assembly protein LptD, producing MFVNNFVSYLLNGLLANVIFLIQLKNKYFILRLLHFQRTRLRAFCFLLGLIWSVNALGQSDSLRKDPAKGGLPPATEPAQRVTDAPSSSNPAVKRAGGTATTPRSQTAPTGNRRITPGLVSPNTVRPQSVAGLRADSLQIATRDSSRKDSVQSADSFKTTVKYQAKDSTIYAADGQTVELFGDASVEYGDISLKADFIRINYLTNEVYAKGRYDSTAQKLIGRPIFKDGEGQYDTKEIRYNFKSKRGKIQGVITQQGEGNIRGQNVKKDAEDNLYIGKAIYTTCNLATPHFHINASKLKVINNKQVVAGPFNLVINQIPLPIGLPFGFFPFPKRKEIGVSGVLVPQYGEEPNGRGFYLRDGGYYWAVNENVGMQFRGQIYSRGSWGLGVSSAYNVRYKLSGSVNLQFNRNRSGDRVDTTQTPRNDFSFSWSHSPVPRGRGNFSANVNVSSNSFNQFNSFSTQQYTSNVAGSSVQYNRTFGQYVRAGANVRVNQQFGQLNPITNVRTNGKTDVSSDFTIGVNQIAPFALKGGSGRWYESFRVGLDISGSIGVSNTIRRQVDTTGLGFPIISDIPAISQLQRTLDSIDRANNLRLGIVEPDPNLIPFNLQNLNRIWANRVIQARYSIPISLPNVKLARYINLTPGFSLQGDIFTRRLDYNYIASEDAVRIDTARGFFPSYNFSVNASMNTRFYGTFFIRGKRVEAIRHTVAPSISFSYVPDFTNPAFGQFQILPAVGSLANLPEYRRTLSRFRGLGGSSGTGTTESAFITFGLVNQLEMKVRTRGDSAGQDFKKIPIFDNISLQGSYNILAPDYQLSPISVNATTQIAKNISFNLSSTFDPYAFRPYGGTPIYPLPITGTPLTYSPLLVRPTDEFIEETVQFERVPNLFAIQNGQGLLRLTNLQAFVSARFAPKRADKPKNSPNANDQTMKSINNNPDLYVDFDIPWSFNISYTFGLTKLTPKRSQVIQALTLTGDFSLTPKWKFTLSTGYDFQFSRPTLTQVGITRDLHCWDMAFNWTPFSGSNLRSGNYSFDLRVRSAILQELKLSRRRSFYDRGGF from the coding sequence ATGTTCGTGAATAACTTTGTAAGCTATCTGCTCAACGGCCTTTTGGCAAATGTAATTTTTTTGATACAACTGAAAAACAAGTACTTTATTTTGCGGCTCCTGCATTTCCAACGAACCCGGCTTCGGGCGTTCTGCTTCCTGCTCGGTTTGATTTGGTCTGTCAACGCATTGGGGCAAAGCGACTCACTCCGAAAAGACCCCGCCAAAGGGGGTCTGCCACCGGCCACCGAACCCGCTCAACGCGTGACTGACGCACCTTCGTCGAGCAATCCGGCAGTGAAACGGGCAGGCGGCACCGCCACTACACCCCGTTCGCAGACGGCCCCAACCGGCAATCGACGTATTACGCCCGGCCTTGTAAGCCCCAATACCGTTCGCCCTCAGTCAGTTGCCGGTTTACGGGCCGATTCGTTGCAGATAGCCACCCGCGATTCGTCCCGTAAAGACTCTGTTCAATCTGCCGATTCGTTCAAAACTACGGTCAAATATCAGGCCAAAGATTCGACAATCTATGCAGCCGATGGACAAACCGTTGAACTCTTCGGCGATGCCAGTGTTGAGTACGGCGACATTTCATTGAAAGCTGATTTTATCCGAATAAATTACCTGACCAATGAAGTGTATGCCAAAGGCCGCTATGACTCAACAGCCCAAAAACTGATTGGACGGCCCATTTTCAAAGACGGCGAAGGGCAGTACGACACCAAAGAGATTCGGTACAACTTCAAATCGAAACGGGGCAAGATTCAGGGCGTTATCACGCAACAGGGCGAGGGTAACATTCGCGGTCAGAACGTGAAAAAAGACGCCGAAGATAACCTGTATATTGGCAAAGCCATCTACACGACCTGTAATCTTGCTACGCCCCACTTTCATATTAACGCCAGCAAGCTGAAAGTTATTAACAATAAACAGGTGGTGGCCGGACCATTTAACTTAGTCATCAATCAAATACCGTTGCCTATAGGGCTACCGTTCGGTTTTTTCCCGTTTCCGAAGCGAAAAGAAATTGGCGTGTCGGGTGTGTTGGTGCCGCAATACGGCGAAGAACCCAACGGGCGCGGCTTCTATCTGCGCGACGGCGGCTACTACTGGGCTGTGAATGAAAACGTAGGAATGCAGTTTCGGGGGCAGATTTATTCGCGGGGTAGCTGGGGGCTGGGTGTGTCGTCGGCCTACAACGTGCGTTACAAATTGAGTGGCAGCGTGAACCTGCAATTTAACCGCAACCGCTCCGGCGACCGCGTCGATACCACCCAAACGCCCCGCAACGACTTTTCGTTTTCGTGGTCGCACTCGCCGGTGCCGCGCGGGCGGGGTAATTTCTCGGCCAACGTCAACGTCAGCAGCAACAGTTTCAATCAGTTCAACTCGTTCAGTACGCAGCAGTATACGTCGAACGTGGCCGGGTCGTCGGTGCAGTACAACCGCACGTTTGGGCAATACGTGCGGGCCGGGGCCAACGTGCGGGTGAATCAGCAGTTTGGGCAATTAAACCCGATCACGAACGTGCGAACAAACGGCAAAACCGACGTGTCGTCTGATTTCACGATTGGCGTGAATCAGATTGCGCCGTTCGCGCTCAAAGGCGGGTCGGGGCGGTGGTACGAGAGTTTCCGGGTCGGGCTTGACATCAGCGGTTCTATCGGCGTGAGCAACACCATCCGGCGGCAGGTCGATACCACCGGGCTGGGCTTTCCAATCATATCCGACATTCCGGCCATCAGTCAGTTACAGCGTACCCTCGACAGCATCGACCGGGCCAACAACCTGCGCTTGGGCATTGTAGAACCCGACCCAAACCTGATTCCGTTCAACCTCCAGAACCTCAACCGCATCTGGGCCAACCGAGTCATTCAGGCCCGATACAGCATTCCCATTTCACTGCCAAACGTGAAACTGGCCCGCTACATCAACTTAACACCAGGCTTCTCGTTGCAGGGCGACATCTTCACCCGCCGATTAGATTATAACTACATTGCCTCAGAAGATGCCGTACGCATCGATACGGCGCGGGGCTTTTTCCCATCGTACAACTTCTCGGTAAACGCCAGCATGAACACGCGCTTCTACGGCACGTTTTTCATTCGGGGCAAGCGCGTCGAAGCCATCCGGCACACGGTAGCGCCGTCTATTTCGTTCAGCTACGTACCCGACTTCACCAATCCGGCTTTTGGGCAGTTTCAGATACTGCCTGCCGTGGGTTCGCTGGCAAATCTGCCTGAATATCGCCGAACGCTGTCGCGATTCCGGGGGCTGGGCGGCAGTTCGGGTACAGGCACAACTGAGTCGGCATTTATTACGTTTGGCCTGGTAAATCAGTTGGAAATGAAGGTCCGAACGCGGGGCGATTCAGCCGGGCAGGACTTTAAAAAGATACCCATTTTCGACAATATCAGCCTTCAGGGCAGTTACAACATATTGGCACCCGATTATCAGCTATCGCCCATTTCGGTCAATGCTACCACGCAGATTGCCAAAAACATCAGCTTCAACCTATCGTCAACGTTCGACCCTTACGCCTTTCGGCCCTATGGTGGTACGCCCATTTACCCGCTGCCCATCACAGGCACTCCGCTGACATATTCGCCCCTGCTGGTACGGCCAACGGACGAGTTTATTGAAGAAACCGTTCAGTTTGAACGCGTACCGAATCTGTTTGCCATTCAGAATGGGCAGGGCCTGCTTCGGCTCACCAACCTGCAGGCGTTCGTCAGTGCCCGGTTTGCGCCCAAACGGGCCGATAAGCCCAAAAACAGCCCCAATGCCAATGACCAAACCATGAAGTCAATCAACAACAATCCTGACCTGTACGTTGATTTCGACATTCCGTGGTCGTTCAACATCAGCTACACCTTCGGCTTAACCAAGCTAACCCCAAAACGTTCGCAGGTGATTCAGGCGCTGACACTGACGGGCGACTTCAGCCTGACGCCAAAATGGAAATTCACGCTCAGCACGGGCTACGACTTTCAGTTTAGCCGACCCACACTAACGCAAGTGGGTATCACCCGCGACCTACATTGCTGGGATATGGCCTTCAACTGGACACCCTTCTCCGGCAGCAACCTGCGGTCGGGCAATTACTCGTTCGACCTACGCGTTCGGTCGGCCATTTTGCAGGAATTGAAGCTTAGCCGTCGCCGAAGCTTCTACGACCGGGGAGGGTTTTAA
- a CDS encoding N-acetylmuramoyl-L-alanine amidase, producing the protein MLSAWVSVVPQLPQDTVRRADSEAEPESIPNKLRTVVIDAGHGGKDPGCVGRRTRESRVVLKLALQLGRKIKREMPNVRVIYTRSTDHFVELAERSAIANRNRADLFISIHCNASPSSSRVYGTETYTMGLHKTQGNLDVAKRENNVILQESNYQQTYKGFNPNSPLAHIMLANYQHAFMGSSINFAEKVERSFRRHADRKSNGVKQAGFLVLWRTTMPSVLIETGYLTNPTEELYLMSEDGQEQIAGAIFKAFAQYKEEIEAGG; encoded by the coding sequence ATGCTGTCGGCCTGGGTTTCAGTGGTTCCGCAACTGCCGCAGGACACTGTGCGCCGGGCCGATTCGGAAGCCGAACCCGAAAGTATTCCCAATAAGCTCCGCACCGTTGTCATCGACGCCGGACATGGCGGCAAAGACCCCGGTTGCGTTGGCCGCCGAACGCGCGAATCGCGGGTGGTGCTCAAACTTGCGCTGCAATTAGGCCGCAAAATTAAACGCGAGATGCCGAATGTACGGGTTATTTACACGCGTTCGACCGATCATTTTGTAGAATTAGCCGAACGCTCAGCCATTGCCAACCGAAACCGCGCCGATCTGTTCATCTCGATTCACTGCAACGCCAGCCCGAGCAGCAGCCGGGTCTATGGCACAGAAACCTATACGATGGGTCTGCATAAGACGCAGGGGAACCTCGACGTAGCCAAGCGCGAAAACAACGTTATTTTGCAGGAAAGCAACTACCAGCAGACATATAAAGGCTTTAACCCCAATTCACCCCTGGCCCACATCATGCTGGCAAACTATCAGCACGCCTTCATGGGCAGCAGTATCAACTTCGCCGAGAAAGTTGAACGCAGTTTCCGGCGACATGCCGACCGGAAAAGCAACGGCGTAAAACAGGCTGGTTTTCTGGTACTCTGGCGCACAACCATGCCGAGCGTACTGATCGAAACGGGATACCTCACTAACCCAACCGAAGAATTGTATCTGATGTCGGAAGATGGGCAGGAACAGATTGCCGGTGCTATCTTCAAAGCCTTCGCCCAGTATAAAGAAGAAATCGAAGCGGGGGGCTAA
- a CDS encoding MlaD family protein, translated as MKISQEVKVGLLGVVALLMLYFGFNFLKGSDFFSSTSKYKVVYDNIDGLTASNPVRINGLVVGQVKSIDILQDQNNKLLVTLELKKEIVVTQGTQAILADDGLLGGKSIRLAVAPGKPQLKDGGMLIATKETGIANLVREKTLPVLANVDSLTYQLNKIVKQFDQTGLVLNRTLTTANAAVGTLDLTIAENRAGLKATLANVNRLSASLIETEKQLKPILAKADNLADSLQSLQLKQTLGNVNKTVDNLQKLLAGIQQGRGSLGKLTSDEQLYTNVNATTASLEKLLTDLRENPKRYVHFSLFGRKDKKADPAKAGSTTVVSATITADSVQ; from the coding sequence ATGAAAATTTCTCAGGAAGTAAAAGTTGGCCTGTTGGGCGTTGTTGCGCTGCTGATGCTGTATTTCGGATTCAACTTCCTCAAAGGCTCCGATTTTTTCTCGTCAACGAGCAAATACAAGGTCGTTTATGATAACATCGACGGCCTGACAGCCTCAAACCCGGTCCGAATCAATGGTCTGGTAGTCGGGCAGGTAAAGAGCATCGATATTTTGCAGGATCAGAACAACAAACTGCTCGTTACGCTCGAATTGAAAAAAGAAATCGTCGTAACGCAGGGAACGCAGGCTATTTTGGCCGACGATGGACTGCTGGGCGGCAAGTCGATCCGGTTGGCTGTGGCCCCCGGTAAGCCCCAGCTTAAGGATGGCGGTATGCTTATCGCAACGAAAGAAACGGGCATTGCCAATCTGGTTCGGGAAAAAACGTTGCCCGTACTGGCAAACGTCGATTCGCTGACGTATCAGTTGAACAAGATTGTGAAGCAGTTCGACCAGACGGGGCTTGTGCTGAACAGAACCCTCACGACTGCCAATGCCGCCGTTGGTACGCTCGACCTGACCATTGCCGAAAACCGGGCTGGCCTGAAGGCGACGCTCGCCAACGTAAACCGACTGTCGGCGTCGTTGATCGAAACAGAAAAGCAGTTGAAACCCATTCTGGCAAAAGCCGATAATCTGGCCGATTCGCTGCAAAGTCTGCAACTCAAACAAACGCTGGGCAACGTCAATAAAACCGTCGATAATCTGCAAAAACTGTTGGCAGGCATTCAGCAGGGGCGCGGTTCGCTGGGTAAACTCACCTCCGACGAGCAATTGTACACGAACGTAAACGCCACCACGGCCAGCCTCGAAAAGCTCCTGACCGACCTGCGCGAGAACCCAAAACGGTACGTGCATTTCTCACTCTTTGGCCGCAAAGACAAAAAAGCCGACCCTGCTAAAGCTGGCAGCACCACCGTAGTATCGGCAACCATAACGGCTGATTCGGTGCAGTGA
- a CDS encoding acyl-CoA carboxylase subunit beta, whose product MQIFLDELQTRTAQTKLGGGPKRIDDQHKKGKLTARERIDYLTDSEKPFVEIGLFAGEGLYDEHGGCPSGGVVVGIGYVSGRQCVIVANDATVKAGAWFPITAKKNLRAQEIAMENRLPVIYLVDSAGVYLPLQNEVFADKEHFGRTFRNNAQLSAMGIFQVAAIMGSCVAGGAYLPIMSDESLIVEGTGSIFLAGPYLVKASIGEDVDAETLGGAITHTDISGVVDNRYPDDRSCLDAIKRMFDKLGRADTAGFDRVQPALPAKDTAEIHQLLPLDRTKPYDMREIVDRLVDSSEFDVYKPGYGQSLLCGYARIDGWAVGIVANQRKVVKAKGRTGPGTPDRPAEMQMGGVIYGDAADKAARFIMNCNQKRIPLVFLQDVSGFMVGSRAEQGGIIKDGAKMVSAMANSVVPKFTVVVGNSYGAGNYAMCGKAYDPRLMLAWPTAQMAVMSGASAAKTLVQIQVASLKAKGEVITPDAEQALLQKITDQYNAQLSPYYAAARLWVDAVIDPLDTRQILSEGIAAANHAPITKPYSVGVIQT is encoded by the coding sequence ATGCAAATCTTTCTTGACGAACTACAGACCCGCACTGCTCAGACTAAACTCGGTGGTGGACCAAAACGCATTGACGATCAACACAAGAAAGGCAAACTAACCGCCCGCGAACGCATCGATTACCTGACCGATTCTGAAAAACCGTTCGTTGAAATTGGTCTTTTTGCGGGCGAAGGATTATACGACGAACATGGCGGTTGCCCATCGGGGGGCGTTGTGGTGGGTATTGGCTATGTGTCGGGGCGGCAATGCGTTATCGTTGCCAACGACGCGACCGTAAAGGCCGGGGCATGGTTCCCGATTACGGCTAAAAAAAATCTCCGGGCGCAGGAAATCGCGATGGAAAACCGCCTGCCTGTTATTTACTTGGTCGATAGCGCGGGTGTGTATTTGCCGTTGCAAAACGAAGTGTTTGCCGATAAAGAGCACTTTGGCCGTACTTTCCGCAACAACGCGCAACTGTCGGCAATGGGCATTTTTCAGGTGGCTGCCATTATGGGTAGTTGTGTGGCGGGCGGGGCGTATCTGCCCATTATGTCCGACGAAAGCCTGATTGTAGAAGGCACGGGCAGTATTTTTCTGGCTGGGCCTTACCTCGTAAAAGCCAGCATCGGCGAAGACGTTGATGCCGAAACCCTCGGCGGAGCTATCACGCATACCGACATTTCTGGGGTAGTTGATAATCGCTATCCCGATGATAGAAGCTGCCTGGATGCTATCAAACGCATGTTCGATAAACTGGGCCGTGCCGATACTGCCGGTTTCGACCGCGTTCAACCGGCTCTACCCGCCAAAGACACCGCCGAAATTCATCAGCTTCTGCCCCTCGACCGCACCAAACCCTACGACATGCGTGAGATTGTGGATAGACTTGTGGATAGCTCTGAATTCGATGTTTATAAACCCGGCTACGGGCAGTCGTTACTCTGTGGCTATGCCCGCATCGACGGTTGGGCGGTCGGTATTGTGGCGAATCAGCGTAAGGTCGTAAAAGCGAAGGGCCGCACCGGACCCGGAACGCCGGACCGACCCGCCGAAATGCAGATGGGGGGCGTTATCTATGGCGATGCTGCTGACAAAGCCGCCCGGTTTATTATGAACTGCAATCAGAAACGGATACCGCTGGTGTTTTTGCAGGACGTATCGGGCTTTATGGTCGGGAGCCGGGCCGAGCAGGGGGGTATTATCAAAGACGGAGCCAAGATGGTGAGTGCGATGGCAAACTCAGTAGTACCCAAATTTACGGTGGTGGTGGGCAACAGCTACGGTGCGGGCAACTACGCCATGTGCGGCAAAGCCTATGACCCGCGCCTGATGCTGGCCTGGCCCACGGCGCAAATGGCCGTAATGAGCGGAGCCTCTGCCGCTAAAACGCTGGTGCAGATTCAGGTAGCTTCGTTGAAAGCCAAAGGCGAAGTGATTACGCCCGATGCCGAACAAGCCTTGTTACAGAAAATCACCGACCAGTACAACGCCCAGCTATCACCTTATTATGCAGCCGCCCGCCTGTGGGTCGATGCCGTAATTGACCCCCTCGACACCCGACAAATTCTTTCGGAAGGTATCGCTGCCGCCAATCACGCGCCTATTACAAAACCGTATTCTGTCGGCGTGATTCAGACGTAG
- the gldD gene encoding gliding motility lipoprotein GldD, producing the protein MMRIFLFPVVLLLTACGSESATTYIPKPKGYPRLDLPAHQYVPLPPVHPYQFEYNKIAQLRPDSFARSEPHWIFIHYPKFQASVQLTYKPVGNDENRLRAMLEDSYKLAARHNIKAYSIEQRTIRLKSGLEASLIDLSGEVPSQVQFVVTDSTKHFLRGALYFNTATQNDSLQPVIQYIRKDVLHLLQTLKWRN; encoded by the coding sequence ATGATGAGAATTTTTCTGTTTCCTGTTGTGCTTTTGCTTACTGCCTGCGGTAGCGAATCGGCCACTACTTACATTCCCAAGCCGAAAGGCTACCCCCGGCTCGATTTGCCCGCGCACCAGTATGTGCCGTTGCCGCCCGTGCATCCGTATCAGTTTGAGTATAACAAGATAGCTCAGCTTCGACCCGATTCGTTTGCCCGCTCGGAACCGCATTGGATTTTTATCCATTATCCAAAATTTCAGGCAAGTGTCCAGTTGACCTACAAGCCCGTTGGCAACGACGAGAACCGGCTGCGGGCCATGCTCGAAGATTCATACAAATTAGCCGCCCGACACAATATAAAAGCGTATTCGATTGAGCAGCGTACCATCCGGCTCAAATCGGGGCTGGAAGCAAGCCTGATCGACCTGTCGGGTGAGGTGCCGAGCCAAGTGCAGTTCGTGGTAACGGATTCTACGAAACACTTTCTTCGCGGGGCGTTGTATTTCAACACAGCCACACAGAACGACTCGCTCCAGCCTGTTATTCAGTACATTCGGAAAGATGTACTGCATCTACTTCAAACGCTCAAATGGCGAAACTGA
- a CDS encoding TIGR00266 family protein → MYSHEIDYKIIGEDIQIVEIELDPNETVIAEAGSMLYMEDGIQFETKMGDGSQPDQGFMGKLLQAGSRLVTGESLFMTHFTNRGVGKRKVTFSAPYPGTVKPINLSSVYGNTLIVQKDSFLCAALGTKMSIHLNQRIGAGFFGGEGFILQKIQGDGLAFIHAGGVVIERTLNNEMLRVDTGCVVGFEPSINFDIQRSGGLKSMIFGGEGLFLATLRGSGKVWIQSMPISKLVQRLSVGSVQSHKEGGSVLGQLGGLLD, encoded by the coding sequence ATGTATTCTCACGAGATCGATTACAAAATTATTGGCGAAGACATTCAGATCGTTGAAATTGAACTCGACCCCAACGAGACTGTCATTGCCGAGGCCGGTTCCATGCTCTATATGGAAGACGGAATCCAGTTTGAAACCAAAATGGGCGACGGCTCACAGCCCGACCAGGGTTTTATGGGCAAGCTTCTGCAGGCCGGCTCACGGCTGGTCACGGGCGAGTCGTTGTTCATGACACACTTTACCAATCGGGGCGTTGGCAAGCGAAAAGTCACGTTCTCGGCCCCCTACCCCGGCACTGTGAAACCCATTAATCTTTCCAGCGTTTACGGCAATACGCTCATTGTGCAAAAAGACTCGTTTCTCTGCGCGGCTCTCGGCACCAAAATGAGCATTCATTTGAATCAACGCATTGGCGCGGGCTTCTTTGGGGGCGAGGGATTTATTCTTCAAAAAATTCAGGGCGATGGCCTGGCCTTCATTCATGCCGGGGGCGTGGTAATTGAACGCACCCTGAACAACGAAATGCTAAGGGTCGATACAGGCTGTGTCGTAGGTTTTGAACCCAGTATCAACTTCGACATTCAGCGGTCAGGAGGTCTGAAAAGCATGATTTTCGGCGGAGAAGGGCTATTCTTGGCTACGCTGCGTGGTTCGGGCAAAGTATGGATTCAGAGTATGCCGATTTCCAAACTCGTACAGCGGCTGTCGGTCGGGAGTGTTCAATCACACAAAGAAGGCGGCTCGGTACTGGGTCAGTTAGGCGGGCTGCTGGACTGA
- the gltX gene encoding glutamate--tRNA ligase, whose protein sequence is MQNSVRVRFAPSPTGPLHIGGVRTALYNYLFARKMGGKMLLRIEDTDQNRFVPGAEEYIIESLRWAGIQIDEGQGVGGDNGPYRQSERREIYQKEAQRLVDEGKAYYAFDTADELDAMRARLEAANAPAAQYNAITRMQMRNSLTMKADEVSSRIDAGEPYVIRLKTPRKEEVRLNDIIRGWVNVHSSAIDDKILLKSDGLPTYHLANIVDDHLMGITHVIRGEEWLPSAPLHVLLYRYLGWESTMPQFAHLPLLLKPEGNGKLSKRDADVGGFPIFPLEWTDPQTGTVARGFREEGYLPEATVNFLALLGWNPGTEQELFTMDELIASFDLAQVHKAGARFDIQKAQWFNQQYIRQRPDAELAPTVQQQAEAAGYDCPLERAEKIVSLLKGRVSFAREIFDEASTIFNAPTSYDETVATAKWNADAVRAVTAFRDALQRYSGLFVADDIKHLLSDTLTQAGIKQGKIMQAMRLALTGVGAGPDLMLTLEIIGKAETMARLEQALETLKTPVS, encoded by the coding sequence ATGCAAAACTCTGTTCGCGTTCGTTTCGCGCCCAGCCCTACCGGCCCGCTGCACATTGGCGGGGTGCGAACGGCACTATACAATTACCTGTTCGCCCGCAAGATGGGCGGAAAAATGCTCCTCCGCATCGAAGACACCGATCAGAATCGGTTTGTGCCGGGAGCCGAAGAGTACATCATTGAAAGCCTGCGCTGGGCTGGTATTCAGATTGATGAAGGGCAAGGCGTTGGCGGTGACAACGGGCCATACCGCCAGTCGGAACGGCGCGAGATTTATCAGAAAGAAGCACAGCGGTTGGTCGACGAAGGCAAAGCGTATTACGCCTTCGATACTGCCGACGAACTCGATGCCATGCGTGCCCGGCTCGAAGCAGCCAACGCGCCCGCTGCTCAGTACAATGCCATCACGCGGATGCAAATGCGCAACTCACTGACAATGAAAGCCGATGAGGTCAGCAGCCGCATCGACGCTGGTGAGCCGTATGTGATTCGGCTCAAAACGCCACGCAAAGAAGAAGTACGGCTCAACGACATCATCCGGGGGTGGGTAAACGTGCATTCGTCGGCTATCGACGACAAGATTCTGCTGAAGTCCGACGGCCTGCCGACCTACCATCTCGCCAATATCGTTGACGATCATCTGATGGGCATCACCCACGTAATTCGTGGAGAAGAGTGGTTGCCCTCGGCTCCGCTGCACGTGCTGCTGTACCGCTACCTCGGCTGGGAAAGCACGATGCCACAGTTTGCCCACCTGCCGCTGCTGCTCAAACCCGAAGGCAATGGCAAACTCAGCAAACGCGATGCCGATGTCGGCGGCTTCCCTATTTTCCCGCTCGAATGGACAGATCCCCAAACGGGCACGGTGGCGCGGGGCTTTCGCGAAGAAGGCTACCTCCCCGAAGCAACGGTCAACTTTCTGGCTCTGCTGGGCTGGAACCCCGGCACCGAGCAGGAACTGTTTACGATGGACGAACTAATTGCCAGTTTCGATCTGGCCCAGGTGCATAAAGCCGGGGCGCGGTTCGACATTCAGAAGGCGCAATGGTTCAACCAACAGTATATTCGGCAACGGCCCGATGCCGAACTGGCCCCAACCGTACAGCAACAGGCCGAAGCCGCCGGTTACGACTGCCCACTCGAACGGGCCGAAAAAATCGTGTCGCTGCTGAAAGGCCGCGTTAGTTTCGCCCGCGAAATTTTCGATGAAGCCAGTACAATTTTTAACGCGCCGACTTCGTATGATGAAACCGTGGCAACCGCCAAGTGGAACGCCGACGCCGTGCGGGCAGTAACGGCCTTCCGCGACGCGCTGCAACGCTATAGCGGCCTGTTTGTGGCCGACGACATCAAACATCTACTGTCTGATACGCTTACACAGGCAGGCATCAAGCAGGGCAAAATCATGCAGGCTATGCGGCTGGCCCTCACAGGCGTTGGTGCCGGCCCTGACCTGATGCTGACGCTCGAAATTATCGGTAAAGCCGAAACAATGGCCCGACTGGAACAGGCACTCGAAACACTGAAGACACCGGTCAGTTAA
- a CDS encoding Rid family detoxifying hydrolase, with product MSKQIVYTEQAPAPIGPYSQAVKANNTLYVSGQVAIELAPLGDIRAETQKVMENIGAILKAADMDYANIVKASIFVKDMNNFSAINEVYGQFFSQNPPARETVEVARLPKDVNVEISVIAIF from the coding sequence ATGAGCAAGCAAATTGTTTACACCGAACAGGCTCCCGCGCCTATCGGTCCGTATAGTCAGGCAGTAAAAGCCAACAACACACTGTACGTTTCGGGTCAGGTAGCTATTGAACTGGCCCCGCTGGGCGACATCCGGGCCGAGACGCAAAAGGTAATGGAAAACATCGGAGCCATTCTCAAAGCCGCCGACATGGATTATGCCAACATCGTGAAAGCCAGCATTTTTGTGAAAGACATGAACAACTTCTCGGCCATCAACGAGGTATACGGCCAGTTTTTCAGCCAAAACCCACCGGCTCGCGAAACGGTTGAAGTGGCCCGCCTGCCCAAAGACGTCAATGTTGAAATTTCAGTGATAGCCATTTTTTGA